A section of the Myxococcota bacterium genome encodes:
- a CDS encoding NAD(P)-dependent oxidoreductase, whose translation MSSHPLRILSHFPLGLLAPLRERFPDIAVEVVPEEGALEPGLVGDVLLTQAWGSPNLGALLRCGVRWVHAYGTGVNAFPFAELGDVPLTCSRGASATPISEWVMAMLLAAEKRLPDVWIEEAPERWNRFDLGGLDGRTLGLLGFGGIARATAERALPFGMRVLAHRRSTQPSDLDGVEIVSFDALLAEADHLVVAAPYTPATRGLLGQDTFARIKEGVHLINVARGGLVDQDALRAALDSGRVALASLDTVTPEPLPAGHWLYTHPRVRLSPHCSWNGPGALDRLLDPFLENLTHFLNDEPLAYRVDVEQGY comes from the coding sequence GTGAGTTCGCATCCCCTTCGCATCCTCAGTCACTTCCCGCTCGGATTGCTCGCGCCATTGCGAGAGCGCTTCCCCGACATCGCCGTCGAAGTCGTGCCGGAAGAAGGCGCGCTCGAACCGGGGCTCGTCGGCGACGTACTGCTCACGCAGGCGTGGGGCAGCCCGAACCTCGGAGCGCTGCTGCGCTGCGGCGTGCGCTGGGTGCACGCCTACGGCACCGGGGTCAACGCGTTTCCGTTCGCGGAACTCGGCGACGTGCCGCTCACCTGTTCCCGCGGCGCCAGCGCGACCCCGATCTCCGAGTGGGTGATGGCGATGCTGTTGGCCGCCGAGAAGCGTCTGCCCGATGTGTGGATCGAAGAGGCTCCCGAGCGCTGGAACCGCTTCGATCTCGGGGGGCTCGACGGACGGACCCTCGGCTTGCTCGGCTTCGGGGGCATCGCGCGGGCGACGGCCGAGCGCGCACTGCCCTTCGGCATGCGGGTGTTGGCGCACCGCCGCTCTACCCAGCCGTCGGACCTCGACGGGGTCGAGATCGTGTCGTTCGACGCGCTCCTGGCCGAAGCCGACCACCTGGTGGTCGCGGCACCGTACACGCCGGCGACGCGGGGGCTCCTGGGCCAGGACACCTTCGCGCGCATCAAGGAAGGCGTGCATCTCATCAACGTCGCGCGCGGCGGCCTCGTCGATCAGGACGCACTGCGTGCGGCCCTCGACTCCGGTCGGGTCGCGCTCGCTTCCCTCGACACGGTGACGCCCGAGCCGCTCCCCGCCGGCCATTGGCTCTACACCCACCCGCGCGTGCGGTTGTCCCCGCACTGTTCCTGGAACGGACCGGGCGCACTCGACCGATTGCTCGATCCGTTCCTCGAGAATCTCACTCACTTCCTGAACGACGAACCGCTCGCATACCGGGTGGACGTCGAGCAGGGCTACTGA
- a CDS encoding AMP-binding protein translates to MEMLVGDIVRRNAAVVPDDIAASLGERTLSHRALDAMANRLVHGLRAQGIGHGDRVVTWSDTCLEVLPLFVACAKLGAVFAPLNARYSADEAAPVAALARPALLVSDAQRAAASESVAKAADVPRLAHLGECDGPGLDLTALASQADDSGWVEPALREEDPQVLFFTSGSTGRPKGVVLSHRANYLRGFQGVFRDVPERSVCMFPLFHMAGFTLSIAAWQTRGEIALVESADADTLLATVERRRANRLYAIPAVWARILDHDPSRYDTSSLREADTGTSAVPIELVRALKERFPDSATRIYYGSTEAGSGTTLPDADVLRKPGSVGPASPGVDLRVADDGEIVLRSKYLFDGYFDDPATTAEALRDGWFHTGDLGELDDEGYLQVVGRKKELIRTGGESVAPSEVEAVVREHPGIAEVAIVGVPDPQWGEVVCAVVVRGSGPPPDLDALQALCRDRLASFKKPRRLVFVDALPRTAATGQVQRALLVEQIVSG, encoded by the coding sequence ATGGAAATGTTGGTCGGGGACATCGTGCGTCGCAACGCGGCAGTGGTTCCCGACGACATCGCGGCCTCGCTGGGGGAGCGCACACTCTCGCACCGCGCCCTCGACGCCATGGCGAACCGGCTCGTTCACGGGTTGCGCGCGCAGGGCATCGGGCACGGCGATCGCGTGGTCACCTGGTCGGACACCTGCCTGGAAGTGCTGCCCCTGTTCGTCGCGTGCGCGAAGCTCGGCGCCGTCTTTGCGCCACTGAACGCCCGCTACAGCGCCGACGAAGCGGCGCCCGTGGCCGCCCTGGCGCGACCGGCCCTGCTGGTGAGCGACGCCCAGCGCGCGGCGGCGTCCGAGAGCGTGGCGAAGGCCGCCGACGTTCCGCGCCTCGCCCACCTGGGCGAGTGCGACGGCCCCGGACTCGACCTGACCGCCCTGGCCAGCCAGGCCGACGACAGCGGCTGGGTCGAGCCGGCGCTGCGCGAGGAAGATCCCCAGGTCCTCTTCTTCACGAGCGGCAGCACCGGCCGCCCGAAGGGGGTGGTGCTCTCGCATCGCGCCAACTACCTGCGCGGCTTCCAGGGTGTCTTCCGCGACGTTCCGGAACGCTCGGTCTGCATGTTTCCGCTCTTCCACATGGCCGGCTTCACGCTGTCGATCGCCGCGTGGCAGACGCGGGGCGAGATCGCCCTGGTCGAGTCCGCAGATGCCGACACCTTGCTGGCGACCGTCGAGCGCCGACGCGCGAACCGGCTCTACGCGATCCCAGCGGTGTGGGCGCGCATCCTCGACCACGACCCGAGCCGCTACGACACCTCGAGCCTGCGCGAGGCCGACACGGGCACCTCCGCCGTCCCCATCGAGCTGGTCCGCGCCCTCAAGGAACGCTTTCCCGACAGCGCGACCCGCATCTACTACGGGTCGACCGAAGCCGGCTCGGGAACCACGCTTCCCGACGCCGACGTCTTGCGAAAGCCGGGCAGCGTCGGGCCGGCGTCGCCGGGCGTCGACCTGCGCGTCGCCGACGACGGCGAGATCGTCCTGCGCAGCAAGTATCTCTTCGACGGTTACTTCGACGACCCGGCCACCACCGCCGAAGCGCTGCGCGACGGCTGGTTCCACACCGGCGACCTCGGCGAGCTCGACGACGAGGGCTACCTGCAGGTCGTCGGTCGCAAGAAGGAACTGATCCGCACCGGCGGCGAGAGCGTCGCGCCCTCCGAAGTCGAAGCGGTGGTGCGCGAACACCCGGGCATCGCCGAGGTCGCGATCGTGGGCGTGCCCGATCCGCAGTGGGGCGAGGTGGTGTGCGCCGTGGTCGTGCGCGGGTCGGGACCCCCGCCCGACCTCGACGCGCTGCAGGCGCTCTGCCGCGATCGACTCGCGTCCTTCAAGAAGCCGCGCCGGCTCGTCTTCGTCGACGCCCTGCCCCGGACCGCCGCCACCGGCCAGGTCCAGCGCGCCCTGCTGGTCGAGCAGATCGTCAGCGGCTGA
- a CDS encoding 4Fe-4S dicluster domain-containing protein: MSAVVSRGTVTLAADRCKGCALCVPACPPGVLRMSETHNAQGYPIPELVPGCTGCGACLLVCPDFCFEIYRYETPQEHEVSP; encoded by the coding sequence ATGAGCGCCGTGGTGTCCCGCGGAACCGTCACGCTCGCCGCCGACCGCTGCAAGGGTTGCGCCCTGTGCGTCCCCGCCTGCCCGCCGGGCGTGCTGCGCATGTCGGAAACCCACAACGCCCAGGGCTATCCGATTCCCGAGCTGGTGCCGGGCTGTACGGGCTGCGGCGCCTGCCTGCTCGTCTGCCCCGATTTCTGCTTCGAGATCTACCGCTACGAGACGCCCCAGGAACACGAGGTTTCCCCGTGA
- a CDS encoding fumarylacetoacetate hydrolase family protein has translation MRLVTFRQGGTPRLGRLEGEEIVDLAAAAPRLPTEMIALLEAGSAALDDAGRADGPRLALDDVTLASPVLRPPKILAVGLNYADHVAETGMETPKHPVIFNKQATSITGPFDPFHLPRASECLDYEGELAIVIGRRCRHVPKNRAHEVIAGYCVANDVSVRDWQIRVPTMTMGKSFDTHCPLGPALVTADEIGGTPAGHEIKTTVNGEVRQHSNTKELIYDCFDLVEHLSTAFTLEPGDVIVTGTPGGVGVAMKPPKWLVAGDVVRIEIEGIGTIENAVIEEPADTVVL, from the coding sequence ATGCGACTGGTGACCTTTCGGCAAGGCGGTACGCCCCGGCTCGGACGGCTCGAAGGCGAAGAGATCGTCGATCTCGCAGCGGCCGCTCCCCGCCTGCCCACCGAGATGATCGCGCTGCTCGAAGCCGGCTCCGCAGCCCTCGACGATGCGGGCCGTGCCGACGGGCCGCGCCTCGCGCTGGACGACGTGACCCTCGCGTCGCCCGTCCTGCGTCCGCCGAAGATCCTGGCGGTGGGGCTGAACTACGCCGACCACGTCGCCGAGACCGGGATGGAGACCCCGAAGCACCCGGTGATCTTCAACAAGCAGGCGACCTCGATCACCGGCCCCTTCGATCCTTTCCACCTGCCGCGCGCTTCCGAGTGCCTCGACTACGAGGGTGAGCTCGCGATCGTGATCGGGCGGCGCTGTCGCCACGTGCCGAAGAACCGCGCCCACGAGGTGATCGCGGGTTACTGCGTCGCGAACGACGTGTCGGTGCGCGATTGGCAGATCCGCGTTCCCACCATGACGATGGGGAAGTCCTTCGACACCCACTGTCCGCTGGGCCCGGCGCTGGTGACCGCCGACGAGATCGGCGGCACTCCGGCCGGACACGAGATCAAGACGACGGTGAACGGAGAAGTGCGCCAGCACTCGAACACCAAGGAACTCATCTACGACTGCTTCGACCTCGTCGAGCACCTGAGCACGGCCTTCACGCTGGAGCCCGGGGACGTCATCGTCACCGGCACGCCGGGCGGCGTCGGCGTGGCCATGAAGCCGCCGAAGTGGCTGGTCGCCGGCGACGTCGTGCGCATCGAGATCGAAGGCATCGGGACGATCGAGAACGCGGTGATCGAAGAGCCCGCGGACACCGTCGTCCTGTGA
- a CDS encoding 2-oxoacid:acceptor oxidoreductase family protein, protein MERAILFTGIGGQGIQLAAQILARAAVAEGRHALLFGSYGGTMRGGPTDSTLLVADAPVTGTPIVSRAWAGLGMHPSFFPAVAAKLEPGAVVCVNASLFEDGLAEPQIEPPWRVFSVEATRLASELGAGRAGSLLLLGAFANATALVSLDALVAAMDATLPARRREHRELNEAALRRGFEVTPHAVAPAWTSSERAA, encoded by the coding sequence ATGGAACGCGCGATCCTCTTCACCGGCATCGGCGGCCAGGGCATCCAGCTCGCCGCACAGATCCTCGCGCGGGCCGCGGTGGCCGAAGGACGGCATGCGCTGCTCTTCGGTTCCTACGGTGGCACGATGCGCGGTGGCCCCACCGACTCGACGCTGCTCGTCGCGGATGCGCCGGTGACGGGGACACCGATCGTGTCCCGCGCCTGGGCCGGCCTGGGCATGCACCCGAGCTTCTTCCCCGCCGTCGCCGCGAAGCTCGAACCGGGCGCTGTGGTGTGCGTGAACGCGTCGCTCTTCGAAGACGGCCTGGCAGAACCCCAGATCGAGCCGCCCTGGCGGGTGTTCTCGGTCGAGGCCACGCGTCTCGCCTCGGAGCTGGGCGCCGGACGCGCGGGGAGCCTGCTCTTGCTCGGCGCCTTCGCCAACGCGACGGCGCTCGTCTCCCTCGACGCGCTGGTCGCCGCCATGGACGCCACGCTGCCCGCCCGACGTCGCGAACACCGCGAGCTCAACGAAGCCGCGCTGCGTCGCGGGTTCGAGGTCACGCCTCACGCGGTGGCTCCCGCCTGGACTTCCTCGGAGCGCGCAGCATGA
- a CDS encoding transketolase C-terminal domain-containing protein, with amino-acid sequence MTAELLEGSLAIARAALLADCRFFAGYPMTPFTELLEHMAEALPTEGGVCINAESELEAVGMAWGALATGARAATGSTGQGLALMQESLSEITRAELPLVVFHMARGQFDYTQATRGGGHGDYRHLVLAPSDVQEAVELTQLAFHLADHWRNPVQIYGDFFLAHTYESVELAPLDLPALPEKEWAVDGRLGGSGRSRNLNPLGMEKGAKGIEPERFWVRLQEKHDRMAETEMRHEAFACEDAELVIVAFGSLARFARSVVQELRAEGVRVGLFRPISLWPFPAPALSEAASGARRVAVLEQNGGQMIDDVRLAVLGRAPVEAIGGISSDDAGFGVGDLYAPAEIRRRVEAALAARGGVQ; translated from the coding sequence GTGACCGCCGAACTCCTCGAAGGCTCGCTCGCGATCGCCCGCGCAGCGCTGCTCGCGGACTGCCGTTTCTTCGCGGGCTACCCGATGACCCCCTTCACCGAGCTCCTCGAACACATGGCGGAGGCGCTGCCGACGGAAGGCGGCGTGTGCATCAACGCCGAGAGCGAGCTCGAAGCCGTCGGGATGGCCTGGGGCGCGCTGGCCACCGGGGCCCGAGCGGCCACTGGATCGACGGGGCAAGGGCTCGCCCTGATGCAGGAGTCGCTCTCGGAGATCACCCGCGCCGAGCTCCCCCTGGTCGTCTTTCACATGGCGCGCGGCCAGTTCGACTACACCCAGGCGACGCGCGGCGGGGGCCACGGCGACTATCGCCACCTCGTGCTCGCGCCGAGCGACGTGCAGGAAGCCGTCGAGCTCACCCAGCTCGCCTTCCACCTCGCCGATCACTGGCGCAACCCGGTTCAGATCTACGGCGATTTCTTTCTCGCCCACACCTACGAGTCGGTGGAACTCGCCCCCCTCGACCTCCCCGCCCTTCCGGAAAAGGAATGGGCCGTCGACGGACGACTCGGGGGCAGCGGGCGATCGCGAAACCTGAACCCGCTCGGGATGGAGAAGGGTGCGAAGGGCATCGAACCCGAACGCTTCTGGGTGCGCCTCCAGGAAAAGCACGATCGGATGGCCGAGACCGAGATGCGCCACGAGGCGTTCGCCTGCGAGGACGCCGAGCTGGTGATCGTCGCGTTCGGCTCCCTGGCGCGCTTTGCGCGCTCGGTCGTGCAGGAGCTGCGCGCCGAAGGCGTCCGCGTCGGCCTGTTCCGCCCGATCTCGCTCTGGCCCTTCCCGGCGCCGGCCCTGTCCGAAGCCGCCAGCGGGGCACGGCGCGTCGCCGTCCTCGAACAGAACGGGGGCCAGATGATCGACGACGTGCGACTCGCGGTACTCGGACGCGCGCCGGTCGAGGCGATCGGCGGCATCTCGAGCGACGACGCCGGCTTCGGGGTCGGCGATCTCTATGCGCCGGCCGAGATCCGCCGCCGCGTCGAAGCAGCCCTCGCCGCACGAGGAGGCGTGCAGTGA
- a CDS encoding MBL fold metallo-hydrolase has translation MPEVDWGEAERRLTDRVSVLVGNRSGGYPSGNSVLVRGSSETIVIDPSVDVVARGGVPALRVDAVLNSHAHEDHMPGNGLFPDARVHIHDADLPGAQSTEGLMAVYGIRDVGAARAFERMILEEFHFTPRPDAEGFSDGHVFELGGLAVEAVHLPGHTRGHSGFRISDDVFFLSDIDLTGFGPYYGDAWSDLEDFEESLRRVRDEDARFYVTFHQKGIIEGRETFVEMLDRFHAVIDRRHTEMLGFLSQPRTLDDMADRRFVYRPHVEAPFVSSVERRSAELHVARMLARGEARDCGDGRFQAA, from the coding sequence ATGCCCGAGGTCGATTGGGGAGAGGCCGAGCGACGGCTCACCGATCGGGTGAGCGTGCTCGTGGGGAACCGCAGCGGCGGCTATCCCTCGGGCAACAGCGTGCTCGTGCGCGGGTCGAGCGAGACCATCGTGATCGATCCGTCCGTCGATGTCGTCGCGCGCGGAGGCGTACCGGCGTTGCGCGTCGACGCGGTGCTGAACAGCCACGCCCACGAGGACCACATGCCGGGCAACGGGCTGTTCCCCGATGCGCGGGTGCACATCCACGACGCCGACCTCCCGGGCGCCCAGAGCACCGAGGGCCTGATGGCGGTCTACGGCATTCGCGATGTCGGCGCGGCCCGCGCCTTCGAGCGCATGATCCTCGAGGAGTTCCACTTCACGCCGCGACCCGACGCCGAGGGATTCTCCGACGGGCACGTCTTCGAGCTCGGCGGCCTCGCCGTCGAGGCCGTGCACCTGCCGGGACATACCCGGGGCCACAGCGGCTTCCGGATCTCGGACGACGTCTTCTTCCTCTCGGACATCGACCTCACCGGCTTCGGCCCGTACTACGGCGACGCCTGGAGCGATCTCGAGGACTTCGAGGAGAGCCTCCGTCGGGTGCGCGACGAGGACGCGCGCTTCTACGTCACCTTCCACCAGAAGGGAATCATCGAAGGACGCGAAACCTTCGTCGAGATGCTGGACCGCTTCCACGCGGTGATCGATCGGCGCCACACCGAGATGCTCGGGTTCCTCTCGCAACCGCGAACCCTCGACGACATGGCGGACCGCCGCTTCGTCTACCGGCCCCACGTCGAGGCCCCGTTCGTGAGTTCGGTCGAGCGGCGGAGTGCCGAGCTCCACGTCGCGCGCATGCTCGCCCGCGGCGAGGCCCGCGACTGCGGAGACGGCCGCTTCCAGGCCGCCTAG
- a CDS encoding nitronate monooxygenase, protein MFDNRVTRLLGVDIPIVQAPMGWIARSPLASAVSKAGALGIIETSSGELDAIRGEIRKMRELTDRPFGVNIAQAFVRDPAIVDFVVEQGVRFVTTSAGSPTKYTRPLKDAGLTVFHVVPTLRAAEKAVDAGVDGLVVEGGEGGGFKNPREVSSMVLLPLVREKLDVPIIAAGGICDGATMAAAFALGAEGVQMGTRMVSAAESPVHENWKHAIVGAAETDTVLLKPEKGPALRALRTERSTRLEAGEGNPMEELGGGVRGVYFEGDLEAGLALTGQVAGRIGSVEPVAQIIDETVREFRATVEGMAKAHLAG, encoded by the coding sequence ATGTTCGACAATCGCGTGACCCGACTCCTGGGAGTCGACATCCCGATCGTGCAGGCCCCCATGGGCTGGATCGCCCGTTCGCCGCTGGCCTCGGCCGTGTCGAAAGCCGGCGCGCTCGGCATCATCGAGACCTCCTCGGGAGAGCTCGACGCGATCCGCGGCGAGATCCGCAAGATGCGCGAACTCACCGACCGCCCCTTCGGCGTGAACATCGCCCAGGCCTTCGTGCGCGATCCCGCGATCGTGGACTTCGTGGTCGAACAGGGCGTGCGCTTCGTGACCACCTCGGCGGGGAGTCCGACGAAGTACACCCGCCCGCTCAAGGATGCGGGGCTCACCGTCTTCCACGTCGTCCCGACCCTGCGCGCCGCCGAGAAGGCGGTCGACGCGGGTGTCGACGGTCTGGTGGTCGAAGGTGGCGAGGGCGGCGGCTTCAAGAACCCCCGCGAAGTCTCGTCGATGGTGCTGTTGCCGTTGGTGCGCGAGAAGCTCGACGTGCCGATCATCGCGGCTGGCGGCATCTGCGACGGCGCGACAATGGCAGCCGCCTTCGCGCTCGGCGCCGAAGGCGTGCAGATGGGCACGCGGATGGTGTCGGCGGCCGAATCGCCGGTGCACGAGAACTGGAAGCACGCGATCGTCGGGGCCGCCGAGACCGACACGGTGCTGCTGAAGCCCGAGAAGGGGCCGGCGCTGCGCGCGCTCCGCACCGAGCGCTCGACGCGTCTCGAGGCGGGCGAGGGCAACCCCATGGAAGAGCTCGGGGGCGGGGTCCGCGGGGTCTACTTCGAGGGCGATCTCGAGGCCGGGCTCGCACTCACGGGGCAGGTCGCCGGGCGCATCGGGTCCGTCGAGCCCGTCGCGCAGATCATCGACGAGACCGTCCGCGAGTTCCGCGCGACGGTCGAGGGCATGGCGAAGGCTCACCTCGCCGGCTGA
- a CDS encoding ferritin-like domain-containing protein gives MKRFLPHEELARDVRFKRTNSRNELFRSLPHDADGIVRVLEEVAPKIRERVEGTALEPVFDDLGPGFMILTTAAGAAQTVDRTPLQLRAQLHGIFVGELQALEAASRTVWDFPDAPWEFKMNMARQCWDEARHVQIFEKLIDHVGGEVGEFPENTFLYETSCAEDPVLRVAGVNRCLEGLACDAFRALIEYGKANDDDVVAQASDFVLADELTHVRFGSDWVKRFTADDPERATRAKEFQRETDARFAFGTRSVAREERLEAGFTEEELDELDEILDQGPPRRILLEAAQTLMERHRARSRGEDVPPLSA, from the coding sequence GTGAAGCGATTTCTGCCCCACGAAGAACTCGCGCGCGATGTGCGCTTCAAGCGCACGAACTCCCGCAACGAACTGTTCCGCTCGCTCCCCCATGACGCCGACGGGATCGTGCGGGTGCTCGAAGAGGTCGCCCCGAAGATTCGCGAACGGGTCGAGGGCACGGCCCTGGAGCCCGTCTTCGACGACCTCGGTCCCGGCTTCATGATCCTGACGACGGCCGCGGGTGCGGCCCAGACCGTCGACCGCACGCCACTCCAGCTGCGCGCCCAGCTCCACGGCATCTTCGTGGGCGAACTCCAGGCCCTCGAAGCCGCCAGCCGCACGGTCTGGGACTTCCCCGACGCGCCCTGGGAATTCAAGATGAACATGGCGCGGCAGTGCTGGGACGAAGCGCGCCACGTGCAGATCTTCGAGAAGCTGATCGACCACGTCGGCGGCGAGGTCGGCGAGTTCCCCGAGAACACCTTCCTCTACGAGACCTCCTGCGCGGAAGACCCGGTGCTGCGCGTCGCCGGCGTGAACCGCTGCCTCGAAGGCCTCGCCTGCGACGCGTTCCGCGCGCTCATCGAGTACGGGAAGGCGAACGACGACGACGTCGTCGCCCAGGCCTCCGACTTCGTCCTCGCCGACGAGCTCACCCACGTCCGCTTCGGCAGCGACTGGGTGAAGCGCTTCACCGCGGACGACCCGGAGCGCGCCACGCGGGCGAAGGAGTTCCAGCGCGAGACCGATGCGCGCTTCGCCTTCGGCACACGTTCGGTCGCGCGCGAAGAGCGCCTCGAAGCGGGCTTCACCGAAGAGGAGCTCGATGAACTCGACGAGATCCTCGACCAGGGGCCGCCGCGCAGGATCCTGCTCGAAGCGGCCCAGACCCTGATGGAACGCCATCGCGCCCGCAGCCGGGGCGAGGACGTCCCGCCGCTGTCGGCCTAG
- a CDS encoding thiamine pyrophosphate-dependent enzyme yields the protein MSDDRPAPPTVPIDRPPEEAAKRLGHFRPRLLLHEDHDLCPGCGEPVAIRILLDAIEELGCAESAIGVIGIGCYTAFTSTLDVDLVQALHGRAPSVATGAKRMRPDCLLFTLQGDGDMVNEGLQEVLHTAARGEAVTCVLLNNGVFGETGGHMTATTTLGQRTKNSLEGRDAAYHGHPIRIGDLIAPLGGTAYAARGSVHDAASVVKTKAMLRRAFEAQLEGRGFSFVEILTMCPTGWFVPTAEGPDYLENVLRPVHFTGELKNAERCVTTEQLLEENAAAEREAAARGARQPAR from the coding sequence GTGAGCGACGACCGCCCCGCCCCGCCGACGGTCCCGATCGACCGGCCGCCCGAGGAGGCGGCGAAGCGCCTGGGTCATTTCCGACCGCGCCTGCTGCTCCACGAAGACCACGACCTGTGCCCAGGCTGCGGCGAACCGGTCGCGATCCGGATCCTGCTGGACGCCATCGAGGAGCTCGGCTGCGCCGAGAGTGCGATCGGGGTGATCGGCATCGGCTGCTACACCGCCTTCACCAGCACCCTCGACGTCGATCTCGTGCAGGCCCTGCACGGTCGCGCACCGTCGGTGGCGACGGGGGCCAAACGCATGCGCCCCGACTGTCTGCTCTTCACGCTCCAGGGCGACGGGGACATGGTGAACGAGGGCCTGCAGGAAGTGCTGCACACGGCCGCCCGCGGTGAAGCGGTCACCTGCGTGCTGCTCAACAACGGCGTGTTCGGCGAGACCGGTGGACACATGACGGCCACCACGACGCTCGGGCAGCGCACGAAGAACAGCCTCGAGGGTCGCGACGCCGCCTACCACGGCCACCCGATCCGCATCGGCGACCTGATCGCCCCGCTCGGCGGCACGGCCTACGCCGCGCGCGGCAGCGTCCACGACGCCGCCTCGGTGGTGAAGACGAAGGCCATGCTGCGCCGCGCCTTCGAAGCCCAGCTCGAGGGGCGCGGCTTCTCGTTCGTCGAGATCCTGACCATGTGCCCGACGGGCTGGTTCGTCCCGACCGCGGAGGGTCCCGACTACCTCGAGAACGTGCTCCGCCCGGTGCACTTCACGGGTGAGCTGAAGAACGCCGAGCGCTGCGTCACCACCGAACAGCTGCTCGAGGAGAACGCCGCCGCCGAACGCGAAGCGGCCGCGCGGGGAGCCCGTCAGCCGGCGAGGTGA
- a CDS encoding glutathione S-transferase family protein: MLTALGLGLVALVGAYLWERRQRVTHAMPGGLHPDIALPYEAEFELYHNALSLCSKKVRLCLAELGIAYRGHPIDLIETGAYENIGRRFLRVNPAGILPVLVHRGHPIYESHDILRYAAEHAPAGAVPLVPSDPQERRAMDRWVDRASLTGDDPIAAADLSAGNAVPGLTVPLFAAMIDQIPVWRIGEGLLFHRLKLRPLIFLVLKAAGLSYFHRLPPVTAVLGRCAHHMQRHLDALEDQLAESGGPWILGDAFTLADVSWIVIFERLVEGDALHVFLESRPRCRAYWDRVRERKSYAEAITEHGHPTITRGIARLRAAKEADPVLREALEAPCRTPR; this comes from the coding sequence TTGCTGACCGCCCTCGGGCTCGGACTCGTCGCCCTCGTCGGTGCCTACCTGTGGGAGCGACGCCAGCGGGTGACCCACGCGATGCCCGGCGGCCTGCACCCGGACATCGCCCTGCCCTACGAGGCCGAGTTCGAGCTCTATCACAACGCGCTCTCGCTCTGTTCGAAGAAGGTCCGGCTGTGCCTCGCCGAGCTGGGGATCGCCTACCGCGGTCACCCGATCGACCTGATCGAGACCGGCGCCTACGAGAACATCGGGCGGCGCTTCCTGCGCGTGAACCCGGCCGGCATCTTGCCCGTGCTCGTGCACCGGGGGCACCCGATCTACGAGTCCCACGACATCCTGCGCTACGCGGCCGAGCACGCGCCGGCGGGAGCCGTACCGCTGGTTCCGAGCGATCCGCAGGAGCGACGCGCGATGGACCGCTGGGTCGACCGCGCCTCGCTCACCGGCGACGACCCGATCGCCGCCGCCGACCTCTCCGCGGGGAACGCCGTGCCGGGCCTCACCGTGCCGCTCTTCGCAGCGATGATCGACCAGATCCCGGTCTGGCGGATCGGCGAAGGCCTGCTCTTCCACCGGCTCAAGCTGCGTCCGCTGATCTTCCTGGTGTTGAAGGCGGCGGGACTCTCGTACTTCCATCGCCTGCCCCCCGTCACGGCGGTCCTCGGGCGCTGCGCCCACCACATGCAGCGGCACCTCGACGCCCTCGAGGACCAGCTGGCCGAGAGCGGCGGCCCCTGGATTCTCGGCGACGCCTTCACCCTCGCCGACGTGAGCTGGATCGTGATCTTCGAGCGTCTCGTCGAGGGCGACGCGCTCCACGTCTTTCTCGAATCGCGCCCGCGCTGCCGCGCGTACTGGGACCGGGTCCGGGAACGCAAGAGCTACGCCGAAGCGATCACCGAACACGGCCACCCGACGATCACTCGCGGCATCGCGCGCCTGCGCGCCGCGAAGGAAGCCGACCCGGTCCTGCGCGAGGCCCTCGAAGCACCCTGCCGCACTCCGCGCTAA
- a CDS encoding TetR/AcrR family transcriptional regulator yields the protein MKSNTSDAPEAAPAALGRWARRSARRAGASRAARHDDTVRRLVEASLELIRETGALEPRVSEILRRAGLSNQAFYRHFESKDELLLCVLDEGVRMLGSYLDHRLDRAEDPAEQVRHWLEGILEQGLQAEAAAATRPFACSRARLSELFPDEVAASEARLIGPLRERLEKAARAGWPGHPQRDADTLYTLAMGWLQRSLTQPEPPTRDDATHLVRFALAGLALATDGGSD from the coding sequence GTGAAATCGAACACTTCGGACGCTCCCGAGGCAGCTCCCGCGGCGCTGGGGCGCTGGGCGCGCCGATCGGCGCGGAGGGCGGGGGCGTCCCGCGCGGCCCGGCACGACGACACCGTGCGCCGCCTGGTCGAGGCGAGCCTCGAACTGATTCGCGAAACGGGCGCGCTCGAGCCCCGCGTCTCCGAGATCCTGCGGCGCGCGGGCCTTTCGAATCAGGCCTTCTACCGCCACTTCGAATCGAAGGACGAGCTGCTCCTGTGTGTGCTCGACGAGGGCGTGCGGATGCTGGGCAGCTATCTCGACCATCGCCTGGACCGTGCGGAGGATCCGGCCGAGCAGGTGCGCCACTGGCTGGAGGGCATCCTCGAGCAGGGCTTGCAAGCCGAAGCAGCCGCGGCGACCCGACCCTTCGCGTGTTCCCGCGCGCGACTCTCGGAACTCTTCCCCGACGAGGTCGCCGCCTCGGAAGCGCGCCTGATCGGGCCGCTGCGGGAACGTCTGGAAAAGGCCGCGCGCGCCGGTTGGCCCGGACACCCCCAGCGAGACGCCGACACGCTCTACACCCTCGCGATGGGCTGGCTGCAGCGCAGCCTCACCCAGCCCGAGCCGCCGACGCGCGACGACGCGACACACCTCGTGCGTTTTGCGCTCGCGGGCCTGGCCCTGGCCACCGACGGAGGCAGCGACTGA